In a genomic window of Canis lupus dingo isolate Sandy chromosome 35, ASM325472v2, whole genome shotgun sequence:
- the LOC125754397 gene encoding basic salivary proline-rich protein 2-like: MSESSDETIHMEALFELDGVANMERASGQARQIPQNKPQRMKCQAKGTIGGHADPMEPGNLAGILTRNQCLAENSVNPNNYRPYKAGPRHGFREDPGHRGSRPGAVGLCRVRLPRAARPQAGGRPRYYAPQPCSPPEHGGHLPALRAGRSGRGSQGGEARAGTQNPSAPPRPPAPRLTALPALGRELPAGGAAPPRQPAGVASPRLCLPAPRGPLRDFSRIRVPIGRVRTPPPNGSSRRALRHRSPGKSAGLRRGRGGRGRTDESAGGRAGRAPAKA, encoded by the exons ATGTCAGAAAGCTCAGATGAGACCATCCATATGGAGGCACTCTTTGAGCTGGACGGTGTGGCCAACATGGAGAGGGCTTCAGGGCAGGCCAGACA GATCCCCCAGAACAAGCCTCAGCGGATGAAGTGCCAAGCCAAGGGGACCATAGGAGGGCATGCTGACCCCATGGAACCTGGTAACCTGGCCGGGATCCTGACACGGAACCAGTGCCTAGCTGAAAACTCGGTGAATCCCAACAACTATCG CCCCTACAAGGCCGGGCCGCGCCACGGGTTCCGGGAGGACCCTGGCCATCGGGGGTCACGGCCGGGGGCAGTGGGGCTCTGCAGGGTGCGCCTCCCGCGCGCTGCTCGGCCCCAGGCAGGAGGGCGCCCCCGGTACTACGCGCCCCAGCCCTGCTCGCCCCCTGAGCACGGCGGACACCTGCCGGCGCTCCGGGCGGGAAGGTCAGGGCGGGGAAGCCAGGGCGGGGAAGCCAGGGCGGGCACCCAGAAccccagcgccccgccccggcccccggccccgcgacTCACCGCACTGCCCGCTCTGGGCCGCGAGCTCCCGGCCGGGGGCGCTGCTCCCCCGCGGCAGCCAGCTGGGGTCGCGTCCCCTCGGCTCTGCCTCCCGGCTCCCCGAGGTCCGCTCCGAGATTTCTCCCGGATCCGCGTCCCGATTGGCCGAGTCCGCACGCCACCGCCCAATGGCAGCTCGAGACGGGCACTACGTCACCGATCACCAGGCAAATCCGCGGGCCtccgcagggggcggggcggccggggccgaACGGACGAatccgcgggcgggcgggcggggcgcgctcCCGCGAAGGCCTAG